The genomic interval CGCGTCTCGGCGCTGCGCTCGTCCCCACGCCCGTCCGGGTCGGTGGGATCTTCGGGTTCCACACGCTCGACGATCAACGTCGCGAGCTGGTGGCGTCGTCCTGCCATCTTCTCAGCCGTGAGGCGCAGCCCGTCGATCTCGCCGCTCGCGCCGACGAGCGGCACGCGCCCGACGAGCTTGGCCAGCAGACCACCGACGGTGTCGATGTCGTCCTCGTCGATGCTGACGCCGTACATCTCGCTCAGGTCGTCGATCGACATGCGAGCCGGAACGCGCGTGCGGCCGTCCCCCAGTTCCTCGACGCCGGGCGACACGCGGTCGTACTCGTCGTCGATCTCGCCGACGATCTCCTCGACGATATCCTCCATCGTCACGATGCCGGCGGTGCCGCCGTACTCGTCGATGACGACGGCGAAGTGGACGCGGTCGCGCTGCATCTCCTTGAGCAACGCGTCGACGGGCTTCGACTCGGGCACGAACGCGAGGTCGCGCATCACCTCGGAGATGGCGATGGCGTCCGCGTCGCCGGTGAGCGTGCGCCGCACGACGTCCTTGAAGTACAGCAGGCCGACGAGGTCGTCGGAGTTCTCGCCGATGACGGGCACGCGCGAGTAGCCGGAGCGCACGAACAGGTTCATCGCCTGGTGCAGGCTCTTGTAGCCGTCGATCGTGATCATGTCGGTGCGCGGCACCATGACTTCGCGCACGATCGTGTCGCCAAGCTCGAACACGCTGTGGATCATGCGCCGCTCGTCGGCCTCGATGAGGTCGGAATCCTCGGCGAGGTCGACGAACTCGCGCAACTCCGCCTCGGAGTCGAATGGGCCGTCCTTGTAGCCCTCACCCGGGGTGACGGCGTTGCCCAGCGTCACGAGCAGCCGCGCGAGCGGTGAGAGCACCGTGAGCGCGACGAGGACGGGCCGCGCCGTCGCGAGCGCCACCTTGTCGGCGTGCTGGTGGCCCAGCGTGCGCGGCGAGACGCCGACGAGCACGAACGAGGCGATCGCCATGACGGCGACGGCCGTCGCGAGGCTCGGCCAGAACGCGCCGTCGAACGCGCGTGTCGCGGCGACGGTGACGAGGACGGCGGCCGTCATCTCGGCGCCGACGCGCAGGAATGTCAGCACCATGAGCGCCGTCGCGTGGTTGTCGACGATGCGTCCGAGCGCCGAGGCGCCGGCGTGGCCCTCCTCGGCGAGCGTGACGACGCGGTGGCGCGTCACGCGCCCGAGCGCCGACTCGACGAGGGCGAAGACGAAGCCCATGACCACGCTGACGAGCGCGGCGATCAGCACGATGGTCACGTGCGGTTCACTCCCAAGGTCTGCGGGGTCACTCGCGCCCGGACGGCGGCGCGATGCGGATGGTGCCCGCCTCCGTGCTGCGCCCGCGGCTCGCGAGGTAGGTGAGCAGGATCGTGCGCTGCAGTTCGAACATCTCGACGCGCTCGTCCGGTTCGGCGTGGTCGTAGCCGAGCAGGTGCAGCACACCGTGGACGGTGAGCAGCAGCAGCTCCTCCATCGTGTCGTGCCCGGCTGCGGCCGCCTGCGCGGCGGCGACGCTCGGGCACAGGACGATGTCGCCGAGCATGCCCTCCTGGGACGGCTCGCGCTCGCTGCCGGGCGTCAGCTCGTCCATCGGGAAGCTCATGACGTCCGTCGGGCCCGGCAGATCCATCCACTGCACGTGCAGCGTCTCCATCGCTGCCTCGTCGATGATGCGGATGCTCAGCTCGACGTTGGGGTGGACGAACATCGCGTCCATCGCGTAGCGCGCGCAGTCGTGGATCTCGTCCAGCTCGACGTCGACGTCGGTCTCGTTGGCGATGTCGATCGTCATGCCGGCTGCCCCTCGCCGCCGGCGCGCGCCTCGCGGCGCTTCTTCGCCTCGGCGCGGCGACGCTCGGCTGCCGCGTCGTAGCGGCCGTAGGCGTCGACGATGTCGGAGACGAGGCGGTGACGCACGACGTCGCTCGAGTCGAGGTGGGCGAAGTGGACGTCAT from Dermacoccus nishinomiyaensis carries:
- a CDS encoding hemolysin family protein, translating into MTIVLIAALVSVVMGFVFALVESALGRVTRHRVVTLAEEGHAGASALGRIVDNHATALMVLTFLRVGAEMTAAVLVTVAATRAFDGAFWPSLATAVAVMAIASFVLVGVSPRTLGHQHADKVALATARPVLVALTVLSPLARLLVTLGNAVTPGEGYKDGPFDSEAELREFVDLAEDSDLIEADERRMIHSVFELGDTIVREVMVPRTDMITIDGYKSLHQAMNLFVRSGYSRVPVIGENSDDLVGLLYFKDVVRRTLTGDADAIAISEVMRDLAFVPESKPVDALLKEMQRDRVHFAVVIDEYGGTAGIVTMEDIVEEIVGEIDDEYDRVSPGVEELGDGRTRVPARMSIDDLSEMYGVSIDEDDIDTVGGLLAKLVGRVPLVGASGEIDGLRLTAEKMAGRRHQLATLIVERVEPEDPTDPDGRGDERSAETRGEETDR
- the ybeY gene encoding rRNA maturation RNase YbeY gives rise to the protein MTIDIANETDVDVELDEIHDCARYAMDAMFVHPNVELSIRIIDEAAMETLHVQWMDLPGPTDVMSFPMDELTPGSEREPSQEGMLGDIVLCPSVAAAQAAAAGHDTMEELLLLTVHGVLHLLGYDHAEPDERVEMFELQRTILLTYLASRGRSTEAGTIRIAPPSGRE